One Acinetobacter pullicarnis genomic region harbors:
- a CDS encoding HAD family hydrolase codes for MKAVLFDLDGTLIDTAADFVRIIQNMCRTAGREIVAADLIRTQVSEGARAMVQLVYPELDSQDPVFLQHRQRFLDLYAAEIAVDTDLFADMPALLEQLEANQIPWGIVTNKPRWLSEALLKALALEQRCAVLVCPEDVKQTKPDPEPMYLAANKIDIAPSEIIYVGDHPRDIDAGRNAGMYTILAAYGYLPMQYKDDLNAWQADCIVANVTELHDQIQQQLRLN; via the coding sequence ATGAAAGCCGTATTATTTGATCTCGATGGGACCTTGATTGATACTGCAGCCGATTTTGTTCGTATTATTCAAAACATGTGCCGAACAGCGGGTCGTGAAATCGTTGCAGCGGACCTTATCCGGACACAAGTTTCCGAAGGTGCCAGAGCAATGGTACAACTGGTTTATCCTGAACTCGATAGCCAAGATCCTGTTTTTTTGCAGCATCGTCAGCGTTTTTTAGATTTATATGCAGCAGAAATTGCAGTAGATACTGATTTATTTGCAGATATGCCCGCTTTGTTAGAACAACTCGAAGCGAATCAAATTCCTTGGGGAATTGTGACCAATAAACCACGCTGGCTCAGCGAAGCACTCCTTAAAGCCTTGGCTCTCGAGCAACGTTGTGCGGTTTTGGTTTGCCCCGAAGATGTTAAGCAGACCAAGCCTGATCCTGAGCCGATGTATCTTGCCGCAAATAAAATCGACATCGCGCCATCAGAGATTATTTATGTTGGTGATCATCCACGTGATATTGATGCGGGAAGAAATGCTGGTATGTATACGATTTTAGCTGCTTATGGCTATTTACCTATGCAATATAAAGATGATTTAAATGCTTGGCAGGCGGACTGTATTGTTGCCAATGTGACCGAATTACACGATCAAATTCAGCAGCAATTACGGCTAAATTAA
- the ubiG gene encoding bifunctional 2-polyprenyl-6-hydroxyphenol methylase/3-demethylubiquinol 3-O-methyltransferase UbiG, with amino-acid sequence MSQLNVDPQEIAKFEALAALWWDQHSEFRPLHQINPLRLNWIDEHAGGVSGKKILDVGCGGGILAESMARRGAEVLGIDMGAAPLNVARLHAENENVSNIEYRQIPVEQLAEEQAGQYDIVTCMEMLEHVPDPASIIQACQKLVKPGGHVFFSTINRNPKAYLFAIIGAEYVLRLLKKGTHDYHKFIKPSELAHDIRQAGLSLKNMTGLHYNPLTKHYWLAPNVDVNYMVYTLKEETA; translated from the coding sequence ATGTCGCAACTCAATGTCGACCCACAAGAAATTGCAAAATTTGAAGCACTTGCCGCTTTATGGTGGGATCAGCATTCTGAGTTCAGACCTCTTCATCAAATCAATCCACTTAGGCTAAATTGGATTGATGAGCATGCAGGCGGTGTTAGCGGTAAAAAGATACTTGATGTTGGTTGTGGTGGCGGTATTTTGGCTGAAAGTATGGCCCGCCGAGGCGCTGAGGTACTGGGCATTGATATGGGCGCAGCACCTTTAAATGTAGCGCGCTTGCATGCAGAAAATGAAAATGTCAGCAACATCGAATACCGCCAAATTCCAGTTGAACAACTCGCTGAAGAACAGGCTGGCCAATATGACATCGTCACATGTATGGAAATGCTTGAGCATGTTCCCGATCCAGCCTCAATTATTCAAGCCTGTCAAAAATTGGTTAAGCCAGGTGGCCATGTGTTTTTCTCCACCATCAATCGCAATCCAAAGGCCTATTTGTTTGCGATTATTGGCGCAGAATATGTTTTACGTTTACTTAAAAAAGGCACCCACGACTATCATAAATTTATCAAGCCTTCAGAGCTTGCACATGATATTCGTCAAGCAGGGCTGAGCCTAAAAAATATGACCGGTTTACATTATAATCCGCTGACTAAACATTATTGGCTTGCACCAAATGTTGACGTGAACTATATGGTCTATACCCTAAAAGAAGAAACTGCATGA
- a CDS encoding sulfonate ABC transporter substrate-binding protein, whose product MMLSACQKQPESITTLNIGYQKYGLLPLVKARGDLDRTLKAQGINIKWVEFPAGPQLLEGLNVGSVVFGEAGEAPPIFAQAASPNLVYVANQPAAPLAEALIVPKDSNINSINDLKGKRVVLNKGSNVHYLLLKILEANQLKLDDIQVIYLPPADARAAFEKGVVDAWVIWDPFFAAAEQQLGAKVIATGQNRVNNYQFYLADKSFAQQHPQLLKTVIHELNNSTQWVATHQNEAAKLLEKPTGLPFSVLKSSISRMGFGVRPISNAVSKEQQYVADAFYQQRLIPNKINIQDAVLAK is encoded by the coding sequence ATGATGCTAAGCGCATGCCAAAAGCAACCCGAATCCATAACCACATTAAATATTGGCTATCAAAAATATGGCCTACTCCCGTTAGTCAAAGCGCGTGGTGACCTAGATCGAACTTTAAAAGCCCAAGGCATCAATATAAAGTGGGTTGAGTTTCCTGCAGGACCGCAGTTACTTGAAGGTTTAAATGTCGGCAGTGTGGTTTTTGGTGAGGCTGGTGAAGCCCCCCCAATTTTTGCTCAAGCAGCCAGCCCCAATTTAGTCTATGTCGCCAATCAGCCAGCGGCACCTTTGGCAGAAGCACTGATTGTACCTAAAGACTCAAACATCAATAGCATCAACGATTTAAAAGGCAAACGTGTCGTTTTAAATAAAGGTTCTAATGTTCATTATTTATTACTGAAAATTTTGGAAGCCAACCAACTCAAATTAGATGACATTCAAGTGATTTATCTACCACCAGCCGATGCCCGTGCTGCCTTTGAAAAAGGTGTGGTCGATGCATGGGTTATTTGGGATCCCTTCTTTGCTGCTGCAGAACAACAACTTGGTGCCAAAGTCATCGCAACTGGACAAAACCGAGTAAACAACTATCAGTTTTATTTGGCAGACAAAAGTTTTGCGCAACAACATCCTCAGCTTTTAAAAACGGTCATTCATGAACTTAACAATAGCACCCAATGGGTTGCAACCCATCAGAATGAAGCCGCGAAGCTGTTGGAAAAACCAACTGGCCTCCCTTTTTCTGTACTTAAAAGCTCGATTTCGCGTATGGGTTTTGGTGTTCGCCCCATCTCCAATGCGGTAAGCAAAGAACAACAATATGTTGCCGATGCTTTCTATCAGCAACGCCTAATCCCAAACAAAATCAACATTCAGGATGCTGTCTTAGCGAAGTAA
- a CDS encoding flavin reductase family protein, with protein MSYKRSYQPQWIREDFIDFIAEKVNPIWAWKKVKAQVIHIECIGTDFYQIQLRPNSNFKYPQFQAGQSLLVTLTIEGIRNQRSYSVLKLLSNGDLIIAVKQQGHVSKALTQLPISAVVELSQTQGDFVLNHRADAILLLASGSGITAIYALLQQAMLLHNIQKIDLIYFSRDQAFVEELTQLAEAHQHFNFYHFNTSKQRQRFSKALLTRLVPDFGQRETYLCGANRLMVAVNDLYQTLGIAQHLKQEFFQHISDENASQQPVYFQRSQQNFDASSNLLESAEQAGLRPAHGCRMGICNSCSCTKVSGSVKNLLTGEINHADQTQIKLCISQAISPVVINL; from the coding sequence ATGAGTTATAAACGATCTTATCAACCACAGTGGATTCGTGAAGATTTTATTGATTTTATCGCTGAAAAAGTCAATCCAATTTGGGCGTGGAAAAAAGTCAAAGCACAGGTGATTCATATTGAATGTATTGGTACTGACTTTTATCAAATACAACTTCGACCAAATTCCAATTTCAAATATCCTCAGTTTCAAGCGGGCCAAAGTCTTTTGGTTACGCTGACGATCGAAGGTATTCGTAATCAACGCAGTTACTCTGTGCTTAAGTTGCTGAGTAATGGTGATTTAATCATTGCAGTGAAACAGCAGGGCCATGTATCGAAAGCACTGACACAATTGCCGATTTCAGCTGTGGTGGAACTTTCACAGACACAAGGGGATTTTGTTTTAAATCATCGTGCGGATGCTATTTTACTGCTTGCCTCTGGCAGTGGTATTACGGCCATTTATGCGTTATTGCAGCAAGCTATGTTGTTGCACAACATTCAGAAAATTGATCTGATTTATTTTAGTCGCGATCAGGCCTTTGTTGAAGAATTAACCCAACTTGCTGAAGCTCATCAGCATTTTAATTTTTATCATTTTAATACTTCGAAGCAACGACAGCGTTTTAGTAAAGCACTTTTGACGCGATTGGTGCCAGACTTTGGGCAACGAGAAACTTATTTATGCGGTGCAAATCGTTTGATGGTTGCAGTGAATGATCTCTATCAGACCTTGGGCATTGCACAGCATTTGAAACAAGAGTTCTTTCAGCACATTTCAGATGAAAATGCGAGCCAACAACCGGTGTACTTTCAGCGGTCACAGCAAAATTTTGATGCCAGCTCAAATCTGCTTGAAAGTGCAGAACAAGCTGGTTTAAGACCAGCACATGGTTGCCGTATGGGTATTTGTAATAGCTGTAGTTGCACCAAAGTCAGTGGTTCAGTCAAAAATTTACTCACGGGTGAAATTAATCATGCTGATCAAACGCAAATTAAATTGTGTATTAGTCAAGCCATCAGCCCTGTGGTGATTAACCTTTAA
- a CDS encoding YciK family oxidoreductase, whose amino-acid sequence MKFSEYQPRPDLLKDKIILITGAGDGIGRAAAISYALHGATVVLHGRALNKLEVIYDEIESLGAPQPAILPLQLSTASPREYELLLNTLEQQFGRLDGILHNAGILGERTALMDYPVETWDDVMAVNLRAPFVLTQALLPLLRKSEQASVVFTSSGVGREARATWGAYSVAKIAIEAVSTLFAAENTEPNIRFNCINPGGTRTAMRAKAYPHEDPKTLPTPELIMPAYLYLMGEDSQHLSGESIDAQD is encoded by the coding sequence ATGAAGTTTTCAGAATATCAACCTCGCCCAGACTTGCTTAAAGATAAAATTATTCTTATTACCGGTGCTGGGGATGGCATTGGTCGTGCTGCAGCCATCAGTTATGCGCTACATGGCGCAACAGTGGTCCTACATGGTCGTGCTTTAAATAAGCTTGAAGTGATCTATGACGAAATTGAAAGTCTTGGTGCACCGCAACCTGCGATTCTTCCGTTACAGCTTTCAACAGCCTCTCCACGTGAGTATGAACTGTTATTAAATACGTTAGAACAACAGTTTGGCCGTCTCGATGGTATTTTGCATAATGCGGGTATTTTGGGTGAGCGCACAGCGTTGATGGATTACCCTGTTGAAACTTGGGATGATGTCATGGCTGTCAATTTGCGTGCGCCTTTTGTTTTAACTCAGGCTTTATTACCCTTACTGCGAAAATCTGAGCAAGCTTCAGTGGTGTTTACCAGTTCAGGTGTCGGTCGTGAAGCACGTGCAACATGGGGTGCTTATTCGGTTGCCAAAATTGCAATTGAAGCGGTGAGTACTTTGTTTGCCGCAGAAAATACAGAGCCGAATATTCGTTTCAATTGCATTAATCCAGGTGGAACCCGCACTGCAATGCGTGCAAAAGCGTATCCACATGAAGATCCTAAAACCCTACCAACACCCGAACTGATTATGCCTGCCTATCTCTATTTAATGGGGGAAGACAGTCAGCATCTGAGCGGTGAAAGTATTGATGCTCAAGACTAG
- the rph gene encoding ribonuclease PH, protein MRIDQRALEQLRDVKITRNYTRYAEGSVLVEFGHTKVLCTASVDHSVPRFLKGQGQGWVTAEYGMLPRSTHTRSDREAARGKQSGRTQEIQRLIGRSLRAMVDLKKLGENTITIDCDVIQADGGTRTAAITGAAVALVDAMNVLLEKKKIKHDPLKGLVAAISVGIFKDEALLDLCYEEDSNCQTDLNVVMTQSGEFIEIQGTAEEKPFTRAQSNEMLELAEKGIKELIEKQQQALGW, encoded by the coding sequence ATGCGTATTGACCAACGTGCATTAGAGCAATTACGTGATGTAAAAATTACTCGTAACTATACACGCTATGCTGAAGGTTCGGTTTTGGTCGAATTTGGTCATACCAAGGTGTTGTGTACGGCCAGTGTTGATCATTCAGTCCCTCGTTTTCTAAAAGGTCAAGGCCAAGGTTGGGTCACTGCTGAATATGGCATGTTGCCACGCTCGACACATACACGCAGTGATCGTGAAGCTGCACGTGGTAAACAAAGTGGACGTACGCAGGAAATTCAACGTCTAATTGGACGTAGCTTGCGTGCTATGGTGGATCTCAAGAAATTAGGTGAGAACACCATCACGATCGATTGTGATGTTATTCAAGCTGATGGCGGAACGCGTACTGCTGCGATCACTGGTGCTGCAGTTGCTTTGGTTGATGCAATGAATGTATTGCTTGAGAAAAAGAAAATTAAGCATGATCCATTAAAAGGTTTAGTCGCTGCGATTTCTGTGGGCATATTTAAAGATGAAGCATTACTCGATCTATGCTACGAAGAAGATTCAAACTGCCAAACTGACCTAAACGTGGTAATGACCCAGTCTGGTGAGTTTATTGAAATTCAAGGAACTGCGGAAGAAAAGCCATTTACACGTGCTCAATCAAATGAAATGTTAGAGTTGGCTGAAAAAGGCATTAAAGAATTAATTGAAAAGCAGCAACAAGCGCTCGGCTGGTAA
- the argA gene encoding amino-acid N-acetyltransferase, with product MQTDVIAPLHSNTQQYVHWFRHSAPYINTHRHKTFVLMFGGEAVQHQNFQHIIHDIALLHSLGIRLILVYGARPQINANLAEKNIQTPFHLGHRITTRESLSCIMNAVGSIRLQIEALLSMGLANSPMFGARIEVVSGNFVTAKPFGIRDGIDFQLTGEMRSLDTEAIHKHLDNHNIVLLGPTGYSTTGEVFNLLAEEVATKVAIDLVADKLIFLGNQQGLLDEFGHLQREISPHKLDLQINKYQDSNPEIALYLQNAKAASLKGVNRVHLLSYAYDGALLEELFTRDGIGTMITDAHYEEVRMANIQDVVGLINLLRPLEEEGILVYRSRERLESEIEQFAVIERDGMILACAALYPFPSDHQHIKSAEIACVAVHPTYRKSNRGSQILQFLESKARQQGIQQLFVLTTRTAHWFIEHGFHPAHVDELPQARQALYNFQRNSLVFKKLIA from the coding sequence ATGCAAACAGATGTAATCGCGCCCTTACACAGCAATACCCAGCAATATGTGCATTGGTTTCGCCATTCTGCGCCCTATATCAATACTCATCGTCACAAGACTTTTGTGCTCATGTTTGGTGGCGAAGCCGTACAACACCAAAATTTTCAGCACATTATTCATGATATTGCCTTATTACATTCTTTGGGCATTCGATTAATTTTGGTATATGGCGCACGTCCACAAATTAATGCCAACTTGGCTGAAAAAAATATTCAAACGCCTTTTCATCTGGGGCATCGTATCACCACCCGTGAATCCCTCAGCTGTATCATGAATGCAGTTGGATCAATTCGCCTGCAAATCGAAGCCTTACTGTCAATGGGGTTGGCCAACTCACCGATGTTTGGTGCGCGAATCGAAGTGGTTTCTGGTAACTTTGTCACAGCAAAACCTTTTGGTATTCGGGATGGTATAGATTTCCAACTCACTGGCGAAATGCGTAGCTTAGATACCGAAGCCATTCATAAACATTTAGATAATCATAATATTGTGCTCTTAGGCCCAACAGGTTATTCCACAACAGGTGAAGTCTTTAATCTGTTGGCAGAGGAAGTCGCGACCAAAGTTGCTATTGACTTAGTAGCAGACAAATTAATTTTCCTCGGTAATCAGCAAGGCCTGCTCGATGAGTTTGGTCATTTACAACGTGAGATTTCACCACATAAACTCGATTTACAGATCAATAAGTATCAAGATTCCAATCCTGAAATCGCCCTATATTTACAAAATGCAAAAGCTGCCTCATTAAAAGGGGTGAACCGTGTCCATTTACTATCCTATGCTTATGATGGTGCATTGCTTGAAGAATTGTTCACACGTGATGGGATTGGAACCATGATCACCGATGCGCACTACGAAGAAGTACGCATGGCCAATATTCAGGATGTTGTTGGACTGATCAACCTACTGCGACCGCTTGAAGAAGAAGGTATTTTGGTTTATCGCTCACGTGAACGATTAGAAAGTGAAATAGAACAATTTGCAGTGATTGAACGTGACGGTATGATTTTAGCTTGTGCCGCGCTCTATCCCTTCCCATCAGATCATCAACACATTAAATCTGCTGAGATCGCCTGTGTTGCCGTTCATCCAACCTATCGTAAATCCAATCGTGGTAGTCAAATCTTACAGTTTTTAGAAAGCAAAGCACGACAACAAGGCATTCAACAACTGTTTGTCCTCACCACCCGTACTGCACACTGGTTTATCGAACATGGCTTTCATCCAGCGCATGTGGATGAACTCCCTCAAGCCAGACAAGCCTTGTATAACTTCCAACGCAACTCCCTTGTTTTTAAAAAACTTATCGCTTAG
- a CDS encoding fatty acid desaturase family protein: protein MNMPLALNQQHVDKHLSQAQIIEFGRRVDEIRLALMQSLGQQDATYIYKVRNFVRYSEISSRAMLMFGGWLPPVWLLGTGLLGLSKIVENMELGHNVMHGQFDWLNDPSLNGASYDWDTMSTGDDWKYTHNYIHHTFTNIIGKDHDVGYGLLRVSQAQPWEPRFIFNIPMALQLMVFFEWYVGAQNLHIEDVIAYKTKTWKQVWQDAGKLRQKMARQVVKDYVFFPMIAGPNAMAVLSGNVVANLIRNLWSSAVIFNGHFTEDTETFELDNTEHETRAEWYLRQIRGSSNFTGTQWLHILSGNLSHQIEHHLFPDMPANRYAEVAPKIQALCHEYGVHYNQASFLKQSASVWIRLAKCSVPATTGNRLAQSWRQVKAFFS, encoded by the coding sequence ATGAATATGCCGCTAGCGTTGAATCAGCAACATGTTGATAAGCACCTAAGCCAAGCGCAGATCATCGAATTTGGTCGCCGTGTTGACGAAATTCGCCTCGCATTGATGCAAAGCCTAGGTCAGCAAGATGCCACCTACATTTATAAAGTTCGTAACTTTGTACGTTATAGCGAAATCAGTTCACGTGCCATGTTGATGTTTGGCGGCTGGTTACCTCCTGTATGGTTGTTGGGAACTGGGCTGCTTGGATTGTCTAAAATCGTGGAAAATATGGAACTTGGCCATAATGTGATGCATGGTCAATTTGATTGGCTCAATGATCCCAGTCTAAATGGCGCAAGCTATGATTGGGATACGATGTCTACAGGCGATGATTGGAAATATACCCACAATTATATTCATCACACTTTTACCAATATTATTGGCAAAGACCATGATGTCGGTTATGGCTTATTGCGTGTTAGTCAGGCACAGCCCTGGGAACCACGCTTTATTTTTAATATTCCGATGGCACTGCAATTGATGGTTTTTTTCGAATGGTATGTTGGGGCACAAAACCTCCATATCGAAGATGTAATTGCCTATAAAACCAAGACATGGAAGCAAGTGTGGCAAGATGCGGGCAAGCTTCGTCAGAAAATGGCGCGTCAGGTCGTCAAGGATTATGTGTTTTTTCCAATGATTGCAGGACCCAACGCTATGGCTGTTTTAAGTGGCAATGTGGTGGCCAATCTAATCCGAAATCTTTGGTCTTCTGCTGTGATTTTTAATGGCCATTTCACTGAAGATACAGAAACTTTTGAGTTAGATAATACTGAACATGAAACCCGTGCAGAATGGTATCTACGTCAGATTCGAGGTTCAAGCAATTTTACCGGAACTCAGTGGTTGCATATTTTAAGTGGTAATTTGAGTCATCAAATTGAGCATCATCTCTTTCCCGATATGCCAGCCAATCGTTATGCTGAAGTCGCACCCAAGATTCAAGCATTATGCCACGAATATGGGGTTCACTATAATCAAGCCAGTTTCTTAAAGCAGTCTGCAAGTGTCTGGATACGTTTGGCAAAATGTTCTGTACCGGCGACCACCGGTAATCGACTTGCCCAGTCTTGGCGTCAAGTCAAAGCGTTCTTTTCGTGA
- a CDS encoding TetR family transcriptional regulator, translating into MSIREERKQQSRQALLDAALSLSSSGRSFSSVSLREVAREVGLVPTAFYRHFQDMDALGKELVDQVALHLKTILYQLARTFQDNPESKIPTCIDLFFNAVEQHPDVWIFMISERWGGAEVLRQAIAREIDFLNQDLSQDLSRLESTQHFKDANDFKVLANILINLSFTWAMSWINLQSQASQPEFETVKDLLRSQTITQVQLIFRGISNWERPKT; encoded by the coding sequence ATGTCAATTCGTGAAGAACGTAAACAGCAAAGTCGCCAAGCCTTATTGGATGCTGCTTTAAGTTTAAGTTCATCTGGACGTTCATTTTCTAGCGTTAGCTTAAGAGAAGTCGCTCGCGAAGTCGGTCTGGTACCAACTGCCTTTTATCGTCATTTTCAAGACATGGATGCATTGGGCAAAGAGCTAGTCGATCAAGTTGCATTACACTTAAAAACCATTCTGTATCAATTGGCACGTACTTTTCAGGATAATCCTGAAAGCAAAATCCCAACCTGTATCGATTTATTTTTTAATGCGGTTGAACAACATCCAGATGTTTGGATTTTCATGATTTCAGAACGTTGGGGTGGTGCAGAAGTATTACGTCAAGCGATTGCTCGTGAAATTGATTTTCTCAATCAAGATCTTAGCCAAGACTTATCAAGACTTGAAAGTACTCAGCACTTTAAAGATGCAAATGATTTTAAAGTGCTGGCCAATATTCTGATTAATCTCTCTTTTACGTGGGCAATGTCCTGGATTAACTTACAAAGCCAAGCTTCACAGCCTGAATTCGAAACAGTCAAGGATCTGCTGCGTAGCCAAACCATCACGCAAGTACAACTGATTTTCCGCGGCATTTCAAACTGGGAACGACCTAAAACTTAA
- a CDS encoding RcnB family protein — protein sequence MKKLMTALVLCAGSIGATTAMAAPSYQNQHHDNHNYGHHQTHWNQSQSSRHQQINPSRQWRAGQYLPSNYHSSRYTVDKRQSRKLPNPGRNQQWYKINGDYVLVNNKNNRIVRILG from the coding sequence ATGAAAAAACTAATGACTGCGCTCGTACTCTGTGCGGGTTCAATCGGTGCAACCACAGCAATGGCGGCACCTTCCTATCAAAACCAGCATCATGATAACCACAACTACGGTCATCACCAAACCCATTGGAATCAGAGTCAGTCTTCACGTCATCAACAGATCAATCCAAGTCGTCAGTGGCGCGCAGGACAATACCTTCCAAGCAACTATCACTCCTCACGTTATACCGTCGATAAGCGTCAATCACGCAAATTACCAAACCCAGGTCGCAATCAACAATGGTATAAAATTAATGGCGATTATGTCTTGGTCAATAATAAAAATAACCGCATTGTTCGTATTCTGGGTTAA
- a CDS encoding thiol:disulfide interchange protein DsbA/DsbL — protein MKKFILGGMTAIALACSMQVMAADFVAGKDYTVVQNPGKVEVPGKIEVREFFWYGCGHCYSLEPYMQTWLKTLPKDVSFIRTPAAMNKTWEQGARGYYVSEALGIRKKAHVVLFEEIHKNNKPIFDQAAQAKFYSRYGVSEQKFNTMFNSFPISAKVAESNKLAQQYQLTGVPAVVVNGKYVVQGDAGKVPQVINFLIEKERKGN, from the coding sequence ATGAAAAAATTTATTTTAGGCGGAATGACTGCCATTGCCTTGGCATGTTCAATGCAAGTGATGGCAGCCGATTTTGTTGCTGGCAAAGATTATACGGTTGTGCAAAATCCTGGAAAAGTAGAGGTTCCTGGGAAAATCGAAGTACGTGAGTTTTTTTGGTATGGTTGTGGGCATTGCTATAGTCTTGAACCGTACATGCAAACATGGTTAAAAACCCTACCCAAAGATGTGAGCTTCATCCGTACACCTGCTGCTATGAATAAAACTTGGGAGCAAGGTGCGCGCGGTTATTATGTATCTGAGGCTTTGGGTATTCGTAAAAAAGCACACGTTGTTTTATTTGAAGAAATCCATAAAAACAATAAACCAATTTTTGATCAAGCTGCTCAAGCCAAGTTCTATAGTCGTTATGGGGTCTCAGAACAGAAATTTAATACCATGTTCAACTCTTTCCCTATCAGCGCCAAAGTGGCTGAATCGAATAAACTGGCACAGCAATATCAGTTGACAGGCGTACCTGCTGTTGTGGTAAATGGTAAATATGTTGTACAAGGCGATGCAGGAAAAGTGCCACAAGTGATTAATTTCTTAATTGAAAAAGAACGCAAAGGGAATTAA
- a CDS encoding RcnB family protein: MNKFLAMSAIIFNLMIISQIVNANPRDSNGSGHSRQAHRDGASDGYMMEERRREREERGVRRLQQHKWQAGYVMPQHYRGDGYKVDFRENNLPKPSRNQQWYKINNDYILVDSEDNSIIQIMGL, encoded by the coding sequence ATGAATAAATTTTTGGCTATGTCCGCAATTATCTTCAACCTCATGATAATAAGCCAGATTGTGAATGCAAATCCGCGTGATTCCAACGGGTCTGGTCATTCTAGACAGGCGCATCGTGATGGTGCATCTGATGGTTATATGATGGAAGAAAGACGCCGTGAACGTGAAGAACGTGGTGTTCGCCGCCTACAACAACATAAATGGCAAGCAGGCTATGTCATGCCGCAACATTATCGTGGTGATGGTTATAAAGTAGATTTCCGCGAAAATAATCTTCCAAAACCTTCACGTAACCAGCAATGGTATAAAATTAATAATGACTATATTTTAGTGGACTCAGAAGATAATAGTATTATTCAAATTATGGGTTTATAA